In Lates calcarifer isolate ASB-BC8 unplaced genomic scaffold, TLL_Latcal_v3 _unitig_1826_quiver_1741, whole genome shotgun sequence, a single genomic region encodes these proteins:
- the LOC108890925 gene encoding E3 ubiquitin-protein ligase TRIM21-like gives MSAASNLRSEDQYLCSICLHVLTDPVSTPCGHNYCKNCINQHWNINVSCQCPMCNEVFYTRPQLKINTFISEMVAQFRQEAQQKASSSSSEQQLAKPGEVSCDVCTGTKLKALKSCLVCLVSYCETHLEPHLTVSVLKRHQLMDPVENLEDRMCTKHDKPLELFCKTDQTCVCMLCSVLDHRTHYVVPLKEEYEGKKAELEKTEAEIQQMIQKRRLKIEKIKHSVKISKDDADREKAEGVQVFTALKESVDRGLNQLIKEMEEKQKTTEKQAEDLITELEQEISELMKRSTEVEQLSLSEDHLHLLQNFPSLKAAPPTKDWTEVRVRPPSYEGTVVRAVAQLEETLSKEMKKLFEAELKRVQQYAVDVTLDPDTANPELILSDDEKQVKHGDVRKNLPDNPGRFSNRVNALGKQSFSSGRLNFVVQVKGKTDWTLGVARESIKRKGDITLRPQNGYWTIWLRSGKDYKALDDPPITLSLKSGPKKVGVFVDYEEGLVSFYDVDAAALIYSFTGCSFTEKLYPFFSPCPNHGGINSAPLIICPVNQTV, from the coding sequence ATGTCTGCTGCCAGCAACCTGAGATCTGAAGATCAATATCTCTGCTCCATCTGTTTGCATGTGCTCACTGATCCAGTCTCCACACCATGTGGACACAACTACTGTAAAAACTGCATCAATCAACACTGGAATATTAATGTCTCTTGCCAGTGTCCCATGTGTAATGAAGTTTTCTACACAAGACCTCAGTTGAAGATCAACACTTTCATCTCTGAGATGGTTGCTCAGTTCAGACAGGAAGCTCAACagaaagccagcagcagcagctcagagcaacAACTTGCCAAACCAGGAGAAGTTTCCTGTGACGTCTGCACTGGAACCAAACTGAAGGCCCTGAAGTCCTGCCTGGTATGTTTGGTCTCCTACTGTGAGACTCACCTGGAGCCTCATCTGACAGTGTCAGTCCTGAAAAGACATCAGCTGATGGACCCTGTGGAGAACCTGGAAGACAGGATGTGTACGAAGCACGATAAACCTCTGGAGCTGTTCTGTAAGACCGACCAgacatgtgtctgcatgctctgctctgttttagacCACAGGACACATTATGTTGTTCCTCTGAAAGAAGAATATGAAGGAAAgaaggcagagctggagaagacaGAGGCTGAAATTCAGCAGATGATCCAGAAGAGACGACTGAAGATTGAGAAGATCAAACACTCAGTCAAGATCAGTAAAgatgatgcagacagagagaaagcagaaggtGTTCAGGTCTTCACTGCTCTGAAGGAGTCTGTTGACAGAGGCCTGAACCAGCTCATAAAGGagatggaagagaaacagaaaaccacagagaaacaggctgaagacttgatcacagagctggaacaggaaatctctgagctgatgaagagaagcactgaggtggagcagctctcactctctgaagaccacctccacctcctccaaaaCTTCCCATCCCTGAAAGCTGCTCCACCCACCAAGGActggacagaggtcagagtccGTCCACCATCATATGAGGGGACTGTGGTGAGAGCTGTGGCTCAGCTGGAGGAGACGCTCAGTAAAGAGATGAAGAAGCTGTTTgaggctgagctgaagaggGTCCAGCAGTATGCAGTGGATGTGACTCTGGATCCTGATACAGCAAATCCTGAACTCATCCTGTCTGATGATGAGAAACAAGTGAAACATGGTGATGTGAGGAAAAATCTTCCAGACAACCCAGGGAGGTTTTCTAACCGTGTTAATGCTTTAGGAAAGCAGAGTTTCTCTTCAGGCAGACTAAACTTTGTGGTTCAGGTTAAAGGAAAGACTGACTGGACTTTAGGAGTGGCCAGAGAGTCGATCAAGAGGAAGGGAGACATCACACTGAGACCTCAGAATGGGTACTGGACGATATGGTTAAGAAGTGGAAAGGATTATAAAGCTCTTGATGACCCTCcaatcactctctctctgaagtCTGGTCCTAAGAAGGTGGGGGTGTTTGTGGATTATGAGGAGGGTCTGGTCTCCTTTTATGACGTAGATGCTGCAGCTCTCATCTACTCCTTTACTGGCTGCtccttcactgagaaactctaCCCATTCTTCAGTCCCTGTCCTAATCATGGTGGTATaaactctgctcctctgatcatctgtcctgtcaatcaaactgtcTGA